The DNA window GATCGACGGCGAGTTTCCCGACTACGACAAGGTCATACCGGCGGACAACAAGAACCGGGCGGACGTGGTTCAAGCCACGCTGTTCCGCGCCTTGCGCCGGGTATCGCTGCTCTCCAGCGACCGTTTCCGCGGCGTCCGGGTGGAGTTCACCGGCGGCACCATCGGGATTTCCGCCAACAACCCGGATCTCGGGGAGGCGGCGGAGGAAGTGGACGCGGAGTACGAGGGCAACCGCATCGTCATCGGCTACAACGCCCAGTACCTGCTGGAGATACTCAACGTCATGGAACAGGACGACCACGTCGAGATGGGCCTGATGGACGACGAAAGCCCCACGGTGGTGCGCCGCGGCGGCGACGACAGCCTGCTGTACGTGGTCATGCCCATGAGGATCTGAAGCGGATGGCCGACCAGTCCCATTTCGACCGAAGCCTCGACACCGTCGCCTGCTTCGTCATCACCGTGAGCGACACCCGCGATGCCACGACGGACCGGAGCGGGGCGGCCATCAAGGGGATGCTCGAGGAAGCAGGGCACCCGCTGGCGGGCTACGAGATCGTCAAGGACGAGCCCGCGGACGTCCGCGCCCTCCTGGACAGGGCCTTGGCGGCCGACGGCGTGGACGTGGTGCTGCTCAACGGCGGCACCGGCATCGCGCCGCGCGACGGCACCTACGAGGTGGTGAGCGGCGTCATCGAAAAGCGCATCGACGGCTTCGGCGAGCTGTTCCGGTCCCTGAGCTACCAGGAGATCGGCGCCGCGGCCATGCTGAGCCGCGCGGTGGCGGGCGCCGTGGGTCCCCGGATCGTGGTGTCCATGCCGGGTTCGCGCGGAGCCGTGGAAACGGCCATGAAGAACCTGTTGCTGCCCCAGTTGGGCCACATGGTGGCGCAGGCCCGCGGCCTATGAACGTGCGCGTTAAGCTCTTCGCCATGCTGCGGGAGCGAGCGGGCGCCGGCGACGCGGTCCACGAGGTGCCCGACGGCTGCACGGTGAGCGAGTTGTGGAACCGGCTTGGCGACGTCTATCCCGGACTCTCCGGTATCGACCTCAAGCTCCTCTACGCGGTCAACAGCGAATACGTCGACCGCGGACACCGGCTCGCCGACGGTGACGAGGTGGCCTTCATCCCGCCCGTGAGCGGAGGATCATCTGTACCGGCTGACCGACAGAGCCGTTGAGCGGAGAATGACGTGTACCGGCTGACCGACAAACCCATCGACCTGAACGAACTGCTGGCCTGCGTGGGCGACCCCGGCGCGGGCGCCGTCTCGACCTTCATCGGCGCCACCCGCGACAACAACGAGGGGCGTTCCATCATCTCCCTGGACTACGAGGCCTACCCCGGCATGGCCGAGCAGGAGCTGGCCAAGCTGGGCGAGGAGGCCGCCGCAAAGTGGGAGATCACCCGCATGGCCATCGTCCACCGCCTCGGCAACGTCCCCATCGGCGAGGCCAGCGTGATGATCGCCGTCTCCGCGCCGCATCGCGACGCCGCCTTCAAGGCATGCCGCTACGCCATCGACGAACTCAAGAAGCGCGTCCCCATCTGGAAGAAGGAAATCTACCAGGGCGGCGAAATCTGGATCGGCACCCAGACCGGCGAACGCTTCGAGGGAGACACGCCCGTCGCGCCCCGCCCCACCCCCTGAAACGTCATTCCCGCGAAAGCGGGAATCCAGGGGCGGGGCGGTGGGGCAATCCTAGCCTTCCTCGACGCGCAGAATCGCGTCCTCCGGCAGCTTCCCCAACAGGTCCGCCACCGCGCGGTCGAGGTAGTCCCCGCTCTTGGACTCCACCGTCACCTTCACCTTGTAGTCCGGGTTGTCCAGCACCGGGTACGAGCCCAGGAGGATGTCGGGGAAGCGCTCCAGCAAGTCGTTGAGCGTGCCCGCGATGACCCCCTCGCCGTCCTTGATGTAGATGTTGCGCAGGTGGAACGGCTCCTCGCGGAAGGCTTCCTTGATGGCGTGGAAACGGTCCTGCAGGATGCGCGGCACGCCGGCGAAGATGTAGACGTTGCGCATGCGGATCACCGGGGCGAACATGGCCCCGGCGGCGAGCAGCTCCGCCCCTTCCGGCACCATGGCCATGCGCAGCCGCGCGGCGTTCACGTCCGCGCCGTAGCGCGCGCGCAGGCGCCCTTCCAGGCTCGGCTCGATGACGGCCTTGACCCCGAAGCCGTGGGCGATCCCCTCGATGGTGACGTCGTCATGGGTGGGGCCGACACCCCCGGTGGTGAAGACCAGGTCCCACCGCTCGGCGAAGCGCGCCGCAGTGCGCCCGATGAGCTCCAGGTCGTCCGGTATCACCGTCACGCGCTGGACCTCGACGCCGAGCTCGCGCAACTCCCGGCACAGGAACGTGGAGTTGATGTCCTGGGTCTTGCCTGAAAGGACCTCGTTGCCGATGATGATGATGCCCGCGGTCTTGGACATGATGAAGGCTCATAGTATGCCAAGGAACGGCAAAGCGAAAGCGCTGCCGCATACCAGGGAGGTGCGCGTGCAATGAACGAGACCGAGAAATACCTGATCGACGTGGCCTATCCCTTCTGGGAGACCGAGGCCGAGATCGCCAGGCGCTTTTTCCGCAACAACCCGACGCGGGAGCAGCACGTCTACTGGCTCAAGGCCCAGCTATGGAAGGAGTTGCACCCGGTGGACGGCTACTTCACCGGCCTGCACCGGGAGCTGGCCAACCTCGTGGAGATGTTCCCCCAAGTGGACCGCACCGTCGACCGGCACCACTACCACGGGCTCATGGAGCAGATGGTCCAGGAGTTCAACCACTACGTCCTCCAGGCCGACATCCTGGAGTACCTGCTCGGCCGCAAGATCGCCGCCGAGGACACCATCCAGTTGCCCGAGGAGAAGGCCCTGGGCGATCTGCGCCGCGCCTACGTGGCCGGCTCGGCGGTGGAGAAGGCCGCGGTCCTGGTCACCGAGGGCGGCGGCGCGCGCCTCTTCCGGGAGGGCCGCAAGCTCAAGGGCAGCGTGCTGGCGCGCAAGATCGCCGCGGCCATGGAGGTGGTCTACCAGGACGAGAAGAACCACTACCGCGAGGCCGCGCGCGAGGCGGCCGCGGCGGTGGGCAACAAGCGCCACCTCAAGACCATGAAACGGGCCATCGAGCGCGTCAGCCTGCAGCGCGTGCGCATGCGCAACGAGATGTTCCAGTACCCGCTGTCCGAGGAGGGCGTCGAGCGCTGCGTCGCGAAACACTACCGCCCGGTGTGAACCGTATGCGCGCGCCCTTCGACTTCGTTCGGCTGCGCCTCACTACGCTCAGGACGAACGGTTGGTGTTTCAAACCGTTCGTCCTGAGCGAAGCGAAGCGAAGTCGAAGGGCGCCAACTCGAAGGGCGCCAACCCCGGCTACGGCCGGCCCAGCGGATGGGACTTGGGGCCGGCGCAGACCCCGCGTTTGGACGCGCGGATGAACTCGAGCAGGAAGGCGACGTCGCCGAACGGATCGGAGAGGTGTTCTTCCAGTTCCTTCACCGCCGCGCTCAGGTTGCGCCGCTTGCGGAAGAGGATCTGGAAGGCGTTTTTCAGGACCCGGATGCGGGGTTCCTCGAAACCGGCCCGGCGCAGTCCCACCACGTTCAGGCCGCGCACGGTGTGCTGCCAGTCGATGATGGAGAACGGCGGCACGTCGCGGCTCGTGGCGCTCAAGCCGCGCATCATGGCCATGGTACCGACGCGCACGAACTGGTGCACCGCGCAGCTCGCGGACAGCACCGCGCGGTCGCCGACCTCCACGTAGCCGCCCAACACCGAGTTGTTGGTCATGATGATGCGGTTGCCCAGCCGGCAGTTGTGGGCCACGTGGCTGTTGGCCATCAGGAAGTTGTCGTCGCCGAGCACCGTGGTGGTGTCCTGCGCGGTGCCCCGGTGGACCTGGACGCCCTCGCGGAACACGTTGCGGTCGCCGATGCGGAGGTAGGACTTCGCATCCCGGTACGAGAGGTCCTGCGGCGCGTCTCCCAGCACGGCGCCGCTGTGAACCTGGTTGCCTTCGCCCAGTTCCGTCCAACCCAGCACCACGGCGTGGGGAAAGAGGCGCGTGCCGGCGCCGATCTTCGCCGGACCGTCGATGACGGCATAGGGCCCCAGCTCGGCGTCCGGATGGATTTCGGCCCGTGGATCCACCACGGCGGTAGGATGTATCGACATGTTCGCTCTCCGGCTCCTACGGCTGAAGCGCCGCAAGGGATGCGGCGAAAGCACTCGGCCGCGAGACGCCGGATTCGGGCACGGGCACGGGTAGGGGGTCCTGGTTCATTGATGCTCGGATTCTTCGACGGGCCGCGACTCGTCGTCAAGTTCGTCCCCGGCAACGCGATAGGCCCCGTCCGCCCAGGCGCCGAGGTCGACGAACCGGCAACGCTCCGAGCAGAAGGGCCGGTAAGGATTGCCGGTCCATGGCGTTTCGGTACGACAGATCGGGCACTTGACAGTGGTCGGCATGTTGATGCAGCCGCTTTCCGGCACCGGCGTGTTCCGTGTCGAAGAACGTTCCCGCCAGCGTGCGGCTCCTCCTTCTTGACTAGCAGTTTCATGTTGCTTTTTCAAAGATGAGGCACTTGAGAATGGAACTTGAGAGCGCCGCCGGAGGGAGGCATACTGATGCCTCGCGACCGAGCGCCACGGGTCCCCGGACCGGACCCCGGCGCGGCAGTGCTACACCCACGGAGCGAGAGGGGAATGATTGACCCGTTGCCGGTCCTCGTGATGGCCGGCGGCAACGACCGGGTTGAAACGATCCCGGAGGGCGTGGCGCCCGACGAAGTCCTGAAGGGTTTCAAGGGCGCCGTACGCTTGCCGTCCGGCCGCTGTATCGCGGGCGAGCTGATCCAGCGGATGCGTGACAGCCGCCGGTTCGAGGACCCGGTCCTGGTGGGGCCGCGGCGCGTCTACGGGGACCTGGTGGACTGTGAGATCAGCGACACCCCCGGAGACCTGCTGGCCAACATCCAGCGGTTCGCCACGCTCCTGACCGAGCGCTACCCGGAGCGCCCGGTGGCGGTTTCGGCCTGCGACATATTGCCCACGGCGGAAGAGTTCCGCTCCCTGCTGGACGAGGGCTACGCGCCCAGCGCCGGCAGCGGCCTGTGGTGGCAGATGATCGCGGCCGAGCCCCGGGAGATGGGCGTCAGCAGTTGGAAGCCCAGCTACCGCATGCGTCCGGCGCCCCGGGAGCCGCTGCTCAACCTCTATCCGGGCCACCTGCTGGTGCTGCGGCCGAACGCCGTCCGCCTGGACTGGTTCAACATGTTCCTCATGATGGCGTACCGCTACCGCAACCGCAGCATCTACGAGCGCCTGATCCGCATCACGCTCAGGGCCGTGGGCCTGTGGCTGGAGGAAGACTGGCGCCGTCTGCGGCACGTCCGCTGCCCGGGACGCACCCTGGCGGCGCCGTACGGCATCCTGAAGACCTACCTCCGCTACACCGCGCACCGCCTTGCGGTGCCGGAGCTCGCCGCCGAGCTGTCGCGCCAGATCATGGTGCGGGACGACGCCGGCGGCATGCCCCACCCGGTAGCCATGACCGTGACCCGGATCCGCTCCTTCGCCAAGGACATCGACACCCGCCGCGAACTGGAGGAAGTCGCGGGGTGACGTTTCGTAAGGACTAGATGGCGTCCTTCGACTTCGCTTCGCTACGCTCAGGACGAACGGAAAAGTATTGATGGAGTCGCAAACTTGTCACCGTTCGTCCTGAGCGTAGCGAAGCGAAGTCGAAGGACGCCAAACCAAATCCGACAAACTCCTACAGCACGCGGGCGAGCCAGCGGCGGAAGAACTCCGGTCCCTGGCGTTCCAGGGCGGGGGCGAAGCGGCGGGTGGCGTCACGGAGCTGGGCCACCGAGATGTCGGGGGTGGTCTCGATCTCCAGGGTGTGGCCGATGAACCAGCGTTCGAGGCCGGCGGCGGTCACCTCGGGATGGAACTGAAGCGCCAGGGCGCGCTCGCCCCAGCCGAAGGCCTGGTTCTCGCACGCCTCGGTGGAGGCCAGGTGAAGTGCGCCCCGCGGCAGGTCGAAGGTGTCCCCGTGCCAGTGGAGCACCGAGGCATGGGGCGGCGCCAGCAGGGCCAGGGCCGACGCCGCGCCGGCCTCGCTCAGGGAGAGCGGACCCCAGCCGATCTCCTTGCGCCCCGCGCCGTACACCCGCGCCCCCAGCGCCCGCGCCATGAGCTGGGCGCCCAGGCAGATACCCAGGGTCGGACGGTCCACGGCCAGGCGGCGCTTGATGAGGCGCACCTCCTCCGCCAGGAACGGATACTGGCCGTCGTCTCCGGCGCCGATGGGCCCGCCCAGGACCACCAGCAGATCGGCGTCCGCGGCCGGGTCGAAACCGTCCAGACCGGCCTCGAGGTACTGGATGCGGCAGCCGCGTTCGGCCAGGGGGCCGGCGAAAGAGCCCAGGTCTTCAAAAGCGACGTGCCGGATCACGACTGCGCGCCGGGGGATGGTTTCCGGGGAATAGCTCATGGGCGGCAGTTCATGGGAATGCTCGTGGACGGCAAACTCTCGGCAAGTTCCCCCTAGCGCGCAAACCGTCTAAACTCAAACGGAGGCGGCTGGGAAGGGCGGTGAAGGAGACGAACACATGGATGACGACAACAGGTCCGCGCCGCTGGTGCTGCGCGGGCATCCGGTTCTGCCGGCGCCGGCGGGGCCGGTGGTGCTGCTGATACTCGATGGCGTGGGCGTGGGCGCGGGGGACGAATTCGACGCCCTGGCGCTGGCGCGCACGCCGACGCTGGACTCGTTGCGCCGCGACGGCCTGGCGGCGACCCTCCGGGCCCACGGTACGGCGGTCGGGCTGCCCTCGGACGCCGACATCGGCAACTCCGAAGTGGGGCACAACATCATGGGCGCGGGCCGGGTTTTCGACCAGGGCGCCAAGTGCGTGGACCAGGCCATCGAGACCGGGGCGCTGTACGACGGCTACTGGAAGACCCTGGTGGAACGTGTCCGCGCCGGCGGCGGTGCGCTCCACTTCATGGGCCTCCTGTCCGACGGCAACGTGCACTCCCACGAGGCGCACCTGCACGCGCTCATCCGCCGCGCCGACCACGAAGGGCTGGAACGCGTGTACGTGCACGCGCTCCTGGACGGCCGCGACGTCCCGGACCGCACCGCGCCGGTCTACCTGGAACGGCTCGAAACGGTCCTCGCCGCCATCCGCGACCAGGGCGGGCGCGACTACCGCATCGCCTCGGGCGGCGGCCGCATGGTGGTGACCATGGACCGCTACGAGGCGGACTGGAGCATCGTCGCGCGCGGCTGGCGCGCCCACGTGCTGGGCGAGGCCGAAGGGTTCTCTAGCGCCGCCGCCGCGGTGGAGCACTTCCGCGCCGCCCAGCCCGGCATCAGCGACCAGGTGCTGCCCGCGTTCACGGTACGCAACGCCGACGGCTCGCCGGTGGCCCCCATCGAGGACGGCGACGGCGTCATCTTCTTCAACTTCCGCGGCGACCGCGCCATGGAGATGTCCCGGGCATTCACCGAGGGTGCCGGGTTCGACCGCTTCGACCGCGGACGGGTGCCGGACGTGGCCTTCGCCGGCATGATGCTCTACGACGGCGACCTGGGCATCCCCGAGCACTACCTGGTGGCGCCGCCCGAGGTCAGCCGCACCCTGGGCGAGTACCTCGCCGCCGCCGGCGTGCCGCAGTTCGCCTGCGCCGAGACCCAGAAATACGGCCACGTCACCTACTTCTGGAACGGCAACCGCTCCGGCAAGTTCGACGACGCGCTGGAGGAGTACGTCGAGATCGCCTCGGAGCAGGTGCCCTTCGAGCAGCGCCCGTGGATGCGCTCGGCGGAGACCGCCGACGCCGTCAACCGCGCGATCTGGGAGAGGCGCTATCGTTTCATCCGGGCCAATTTCGCCGGCGGCGACATGGTCGGCCACACCGGCAACCTTGAGGCCACCGTCCGGGCCGTGGAAGCCATCGACCGCGCCCTCGGCCGGATCCTTGCGGCCGTGGCGGCGGTCCACGGCTGCCTGGTCGTGACCGCCGACCACGGCAACTCCGAGGACATGGTGGAGCGCGACAAGGACGGCGCGCCGCTCTATGAGGACGGCAAGCCCGTCTTCCGCACCGCCCACTCCATCAACCCGGTACCGTTCGTGGTCCGGGACTTCTCGGACCGCCGCTACAGCCTCGCCCCGCCGCCGGACGCCGGCCTCGCCAACCTCGCCGCCACCCTGCTCGAGTTGCTGGGCTACCACCCCCCCGAGGAGTTCGCCCCGAGCCTGCTGCGGGTGCCTGTTGACCCTCCTTCGCGCCCCGGAGTAGACTCTCTGCATGGCCGCGAAGGGTGACAAGTCCGGGACAACAACGAGCTCTGCGTCCAGGGGTGGTTCGGCCAAGAGCCGCATCCTGCTGCTGGACAGCTACTCCTTGGCCTTCCGCGCCTTCTTCGCCTTGCCGGAGAGCCTCGTCACCAGTTCCGGGCAGGTGACCAACGCGGTGTTCGGGTTCACCTCGATGCTCTTCAAGCTGGAGAGCGAGGAGCGGCCCGACGCGGTGATCGCGTGCATGGACAAGGGCGAGCCGCAGTTCCGGCTGGACCAGTATCCGGCGTACAAGGCGGGCCGGGACGAGACGCCGCAGACCCTGCGCGGGCAGTTCCCGCTCATCCGCGAGGTGCTGGAGGCGCTGTGCCTGCCGGTGGTGGAGCTGGAGGGGTACGAGGCGGACGACCTGCTGGCGACGCTGGCCCGGCGTGGGCGCGAGGCGGGGCACCACGTGATCATCGTGAGCGGCGACCGCGACTGCCTCCAGCTCGTGAACGACGACGTCACCGTGCTGATGACGCGGCGCGGCGTCACCGACATGATCCGCTACGATCCCGCCATGGTGGAGGAGCGCTACGGCGTGAGCCCCGAGCGCTGGACCGATTTCGCCGCCCTCAAGGGCGAGCAGGCCGACAACCTGCCGGGGGTGCCCGGGGTGGGCGACAAGACCGCGGCCCGGCTCCTCGAAAAGTACGGCAACATCGAAGGGATCATCGAGCACGCCGCCGAACTCACCCCCAAGATCCGCAAGGGCATCGAGGAGTGCGCCGACCAGGTGAAGCTCAACCGCAAGCTCGGGCGGCTGCTGGACGACGTGCCGCTGGAGACCGACGAAAGCCTGTTCGTGCGCCGGCCGTGGGATCCGGAGACGGTGCGCAAGCTGTTCACCTCCCTGGAGTTCCGGACGCTCTACCAGCGGCTCCTGGCGCTGGCGCCGGACGCGGAGCCGCCGGAGGAGGCGGTGATCCGGCCGTCGTCCATCTCCCGGTGGAACTCGGGCGCGGACGTGCCCGAGGCCGACGCGGTGGCGGTGGCGTGGGACGATGGGAATGGCG is part of the Deltaproteobacteria bacterium genome and encodes:
- a CDS encoding MogA/MoaB family molybdenum cofactor biosynthesis protein produces the protein MADQSHFDRSLDTVACFVITVSDTRDATTDRSGAAIKGMLEEAGHPLAGYEIVKDEPADVRALLDRALAADGVDVVLLNGGTGIAPRDGTYEVVSGVIEKRIDGFGELFRSLSYQEIGAAAMLSRAVAGAVGPRIVVSMPGSRGAVETAMKNLLLPQLGHMVAQARGL
- a CDS encoding MoaD/ThiS family protein, giving the protein MNVRVKLFAMLRERAGAGDAVHEVPDGCTVSELWNRLGDVYPGLSGIDLKLLYAVNSEYVDRGHRLADGDEVAFIPPVSGGSSVPADRQSR
- a CDS encoding molybdenum cofactor biosynthesis protein MoaE, whose product is MYRLTDKPIDLNELLACVGDPGAGAVSTFIGATRDNNEGRSIISLDYEAYPGMAEQELAKLGEEAAAKWEITRMAIVHRLGNVPIGEASVMIAVSAPHRDAAFKACRYAIDELKKRVPIWKKEIYQGGEIWIGTQTGERFEGDTPVAPRPTP
- a CDS encoding competence/damage-inducible protein A, with translation MSKTAGIIIIGNEVLSGKTQDINSTFLCRELRELGVEVQRVTVIPDDLELIGRTAARFAERWDLVFTTGGVGPTHDDVTIEGIAHGFGVKAVIEPSLEGRLRARYGADVNAARLRMAMVPEGAELLAAGAMFAPVIRMRNVYIFAGVPRILQDRFHAIKEAFREEPFHLRNIYIKDGEGVIAGTLNDLLERFPDILLGSYPVLDNPDYKVKVTVESKSGDYLDRAVADLLGKLPEDAILRVEEG
- the lpxA gene encoding acyl-ACP--UDP-N-acetylglucosamine O-acyltransferase; translated protein: MSIHPTAVVDPRAEIHPDAELGPYAVIDGPAKIGAGTRLFPHAVVLGWTELGEGNQVHSGAVLGDAPQDLSYRDAKSYLRIGDRNVFREGVQVHRGTAQDTTTVLGDDNFLMANSHVAHNCRLGNRIIMTNNSVLGGYVEVGDRAVLSASCAVHQFVRVGTMAMMRGLSATSRDVPPFSIIDWQHTVRGLNVVGLRRAGFEEPRIRVLKNAFQILFRKRRNLSAAVKELEEHLSDPFGDVAFLLEFIRASKRGVCAGPKSHPLGRP
- a CDS encoding DNA gyrase inhibitor YacG, whose translation is MNMPTTVKCPICRTETPWTGNPYRPFCSERCRFVDLGAWADGAYRVAGDELDDESRPVEESEHQ
- a CDS encoding glutamine amidotransferase, which translates into the protein MSYSPETIPRRAVVIRHVAFEDLGSFAGPLAERGCRIQYLEAGLDGFDPAADADLLVVLGGPIGAGDDGQYPFLAEEVRLIKRRLAVDRPTLGICLGAQLMARALGARVYGAGRKEIGWGPLSLSEAGAASALALLAPPHASVLHWHGDTFDLPRGALHLASTEACENQAFGWGERALALQFHPEVTAAGLERWFIGHTLEIETTPDISVAQLRDATRRFAPALERQGPEFFRRWLARVL
- the gpmI gene encoding 2,3-bisphosphoglycerate-independent phosphoglycerate mutase produces the protein MDDDNRSAPLVLRGHPVLPAPAGPVVLLILDGVGVGAGDEFDALALARTPTLDSLRRDGLAATLRAHGTAVGLPSDADIGNSEVGHNIMGAGRVFDQGAKCVDQAIETGALYDGYWKTLVERVRAGGGALHFMGLLSDGNVHSHEAHLHALIRRADHEGLERVYVHALLDGRDVPDRTAPVYLERLETVLAAIRDQGGRDYRIASGGGRMVVTMDRYEADWSIVARGWRAHVLGEAEGFSSAAAAVEHFRAAQPGISDQVLPAFTVRNADGSPVAPIEDGDGVIFFNFRGDRAMEMSRAFTEGAGFDRFDRGRVPDVAFAGMMLYDGDLGIPEHYLVAPPEVSRTLGEYLAAAGVPQFACAETQKYGHVTYFWNGNRSGKFDDALEEYVEIASEQVPFEQRPWMRSAETADAVNRAIWERRYRFIRANFAGGDMVGHTGNLEATVRAVEAIDRALGRILAAVAAVHGCLVVTADHGNSEDMVERDKDGAPLYEDGKPVFRTAHSINPVPFVVRDFSDRRYSLAPPPDAGLANLAATLLELLGYHPPEEFAPSLLRVPVDPPSRPGVDSLHGREG